Proteins encoded by one window of Xiphophorus couchianus chromosome 13, X_couchianus-1.0, whole genome shotgun sequence:
- the s100s gene encoding S100 calcium binding protein S isoform X2, whose protein sequence is MSKEPSSNLESAMQMLIKTFHKYSGKEGDKYTLSRGELKELLTEELGSYLGNSKDNEAVEKVMNDLDANNDGEVDFTEFIILMGALTVACNDFFLDSKPEDKGKDGAGKKD, encoded by the exons ATGTCCAAGGAGCCCAGTTCCAACCTGGAGAGTGCCATGCAGATGCTCATAAAAACCTTCCACAAATATTCGGGGAAGGAGGGCGATAAGTACACCCTGAGCAGGGGTGAGCTGAAGGAGCTGCTGACGGAGGAACTGGGGAGTTACCTAGGG AACTCCAAAGACAACGAAGCCGTGGAGAAGGTGATGAACGACCTGGACGCCAACAACGACGGCGAGGTGGACTTCACAGAGTTCATCATCCTGATGGGCGCCCTCACAGTGGCCTGCAACGACTTCTTCCTGGATTCAAAACCGGAAGACAAGGGGAAAGACGGGGCGGGGAAGAAAGATTGA
- the s100s gene encoding S100 calcium binding protein S isoform X1 has translation MPDTIMSKEPSSNLESAMQMLIKTFHKYSGKEGDKYTLSRGELKELLTEELGSYLGNSKDNEAVEKVMNDLDANNDGEVDFTEFIILMGALTVACNDFFLDSKPEDKGKDGAGKKD, from the exons ATGCCGGACACAAT CATGTCCAAGGAGCCCAGTTCCAACCTGGAGAGTGCCATGCAGATGCTCATAAAAACCTTCCACAAATATTCGGGGAAGGAGGGCGATAAGTACACCCTGAGCAGGGGTGAGCTGAAGGAGCTGCTGACGGAGGAACTGGGGAGTTACCTAGGG AACTCCAAAGACAACGAAGCCGTGGAGAAGGTGATGAACGACCTGGACGCCAACAACGACGGCGAGGTGGACTTCACAGAGTTCATCATCCTGATGGGCGCCCTCACAGTGGCCTGCAACGACTTCTTCCTGGATTCAAAACCGGAAGACAAGGGGAAAGACGGGGCGGGGAAGAAAGATTGA